The following coding sequences are from one Rutidosis leptorrhynchoides isolate AG116_Rl617_1_P2 chromosome 11, CSIRO_AGI_Rlap_v1, whole genome shotgun sequence window:
- the LOC139875254 gene encoding uncharacterized protein, with translation MAYSSSDNEYTMLALEMLEADQNDEGDSSNVRLTRRYIRRDHHEAHDHLIRDYFVERPKYSEVEFKLRFRMRRHVFNRIMEGILNFSANRLPKYFEWFHVRTDCRGELGISTHLKITMGLHQLAYGYAPDALDEYLQMSECVARESLQNFCKCITVLYSNDYMREPTREDMEHLYEVREEKHDFPGMLGSIDCMHWVWGKCPVAWQGQFKRGDHSHPTIMLEAVASYNWIWHAYFGVVGSKNDINVLNTSPLFESMLNDNFQDIPYVINGVEYKRGYYLADRIYPQWASFVKAYSSVADPKSKYFSRKQSKAGKDVERTFGILQGRWHILQQPARAYSLKAIQRIIYACIIMHNMIVEDNGFNISENNWVYEPVQNMQTTWYDRCEAYKARTKELHDREVHERF, from the coding sequence ATGGCTTATTCATCTTCCGACAACGAGTATACGATGCTTGCACTCGAAATGTTAGAGGCCGATCAAAATGATGAGGGGGATAGTTCTAATGTTCGTTTAACGCGACGCTATATCAGACGTGATCACCATGAAGCACATGATCACCTCATAAGAGACTATTTTGTTGAACGTCCGAAGTATAGCGAAGTGGAGTTCAAACTTCGATTTCGAATGAGGAGACATGTATTCAACCGAATTATGGAAGGTATATTAAATTTTTCTGCAAATCGTTTACCTAAATATTTTGAATGGTTTCATGTTAGAACTGATTGCCGTGGGGAGTTAGGCATTAGTACACATTTAAAAATAACGATGGGACTTCATCAGTTGGCATACGGTTATGCACCCGATGCGTTAGACGAGTATTTACAAATGTCGGAATGTGTAGCTCGTGAAAGTTTACAGAATTTTTGTAAATGTATTACTGTTTTATATTCAAATGATTATATGCGCGAGCCTACTCGTGAGGACATGGAACATTTATACGAGGTTCGTGAGGAAAAGCATGACTTTCCTGGCATGCTAGGTAGtatagattgtatgcattgggtTTGGGGAAAATGTCCGGTTGCATGGCAAGGCCAATTTAAGCGAGGAGATCATAGTCATCCAACTATTATGCTTGAAGCCGTTGCCTCGTATAATTGGATATGGCATGCTTATTTTGGGGTTGTTGGGTCAAAAAATGACATAAATGTGTTAAATACCAGTCCTTTGTTCGAATCGATGCTTAATGATAATTTCCAAGACATCCCTTATGTTATTAATGGTGTGGAGTACAAAAGGGGTTATTATTTAGCGGATAGGATTTACCCTCAATGGGCATCATTTGTTAAAGCGTATTCGAGTGTAGCTGATCCCAAGAGTAAATACTTTTCACGCAAACAATCTAAGGCAGGAAAGGATGTTGAGAGGACTTTTGGTATTTTACAAGGACGTTGGCATATACTACAACAACCTGCAAGGGCTTATTCGTTGAAGGCTATTCAAAGAATTATTTATGCGTGTATCATAATGCATAACATGATAGTTGAAGATAACGGGTTCAATATTTCTGAGAATAATTGGGTGTATGAACCGGTTCAGAACATGCAAACTACTTGGTACGATAGATGTGAAGCGTATAAAGCCAGGACGAAGGAATTACACGATCGGGAGGTGCATGAACGTTTTTAG